One Neodiprion pinetum isolate iyNeoPine1 chromosome 1, iyNeoPine1.2, whole genome shotgun sequence genomic window carries:
- the LOC124224642 gene encoding protein odr-4 homolog — MGRIAYAEDSVLAYLKSLMRADGYTIGLILGQSTAQKDFVVHLARTPPPAAKDVIEESLISSASNTQPEPGRKYIKSINDIPETWVADHAKHVTRMLPGGMWVLGIFVVGPSDILNDSNSINRLRSVVVAIYKHLALNKYLYGNNNQENLILHFNSITQKILCKSLDASLGGILKPVDWKFQAKATKWHQLEARVDFDRLFPIAADQMPATLKKQLQGILANISDTVDSALIVIEGEPRSSEDTLEVVGKKKKDRKEIKSNNDTTLANKTLQVSMYIPCPKNPSSDILITSCSATMRLVGQVVSRTFVHQKATIEEATAAVKQDIIRSLASRLEMHWDSLIEEENGSPEENVTLHEPPRRVLVALPQSRVTLSDYLFPGEGPQEALVSLQELLDLEMQESSVQKELELQADPSEFYYQNTVDTVASDSNEDSSQDQQFVVYMTGLSVAILVLVAAIVAHLY, encoded by the exons ATGGGGCGAATAGCTTACGCCGAGGACAGTGTCTTAGCATATCTAAAATCATTGATGAGAGCTGATGGTTATACGATAGGATTGATACTTGGACAG agTACAGCACAGAAAGACTTTGTTGTTCATCTGGCAAGAACTCCACCTCCTGCCGCGAAGGATGTAATTGAAGAATCTTTGATAAGCTCTGCAAGCAACACTCAGCCAGAACCAGGACGAAAGTACATTAAATCCATCAATGACATACCGGAAACTTGGGTCGCCGATCACGCAAAACAT GTTACCAGGATGTTACCAGGTGGTATGTGGGTGCTAGGAATATTTGTGGTTGGCCCGTCAGATATCTTGAATGATAGCAATTCAATAAACAGACTACGATCAGTGGTAGTTGCAATTTACAAGCACTTAGcattaaataaatatctttaTGGGAATAACAATCAGGAAAATCTTATCCTGCACTTCAATAGTATTACTCAAAA GATATTATGCAAATCTCTTGATGCTAGTCTTGGAGGAATATTGAAACCGGTAGATTGGAAGTTCCAAGCTAAGGCCACAAAATGGCATCAACTCGAAGCTCGAGTAGATTTTGATCGGTTATTTCCAATTGCAGCTGACCAAATGCCGGCAACATTAAAAAAGCAACTACAG GGAATTCTTGCAAATATATCAGATACTGTTGACTCAGCTTTGATTGTGATCGAAGGTGAACCACGGTCTTCAGAGGACACTCTCGAAGTAgttggaaagaagaaaaaggatagaaaagaaattaagaGCAACAATGACACGACTTTGGCTAACAAAACGCTTCAAGTTAGCATGTATATTCCCTGT ccAAAAAATCCTAGTTCAGACATATTGATAACATCCTGCAGTGCGACTATGCGGCTAGTCGGGCAAGTTGTTAGCAGAACATTTGTGCATCAGAAAGCAACCATCGAAGAGGCTACTGCAGCAGTGAAACAGGATATCATAAGGTCGTTGGCTAGTCGGTTAGAAATGCACTGGGATAGtttaattgaagaagaaaatgggTCCCCAGAAG AAAACGTTACCCTGCACGAACCTCCAAGAAGGGTTTTGGTCGCTCTGCCGCAAAGTAGAGTAACATTGTCTGACTACTTATTTCCTGGTGAAGGACCACAAGAAGCTTTAGTGTCTTTGCAGGAACTTTTGGATTTAGAAATGCAAGAAAGCAGTGTACAAAAAGAGCTTGAACTCCAGGCTG ATCCTTCGGAATTCTACTATCAAAATACCGTGGACACAGTAGCCTCCGATAGCAATGAAGATTCATCTCAAGATCAGCAATTTGTTGTCTATATGACTGGATTAAGTGTTGCAATACTTGTTTTAGTAGCTGCAATTGTTGCGCATTTGTACTGA